The genomic stretch GCCATCGCCACGGCACTCGGCACCATGGGCGCGCTGGCGCTGATGGACCCGCGCCTCGCCGGGCGGGACACGCTGGAGGCGGTGTTCCTCTCGCCGAAATTCGTCCCCACCGTCGTCATCGGCTTCTCGCTGCTGGTCTTCACCGCGAAGCTCGGCATTTTCGATCCCTTCACGCGGCTGGTGATGGGCCATGTCCTCATCACCCTGCCCTTCACGCTCCGCGCCATCCTGGCCAGCCTGATCGGGGTGAAGCGCAGCCAGATCGAGGCCGCGATCTCGCTTGGCGCCAGCGAGGCGCGCGCGCTCTGGGATGTGGCCGTGCCAGCTGCGCGCAGCGGCATCGTCGCCGGGGCCGCCATGGCCTTCGTGCTGTCCTTCGATGAGGTGGCCGTGAGTCTGTTCCTGTCGGACGCCTTCACCCAGACGCTGCCCATCGCGCTGGTCGCTGAAATGCGGGCCAACCTCAACCTCACCATCGCTGCCGTCTCCACCGTGTTCCTGGGTGCCACGCTGGTGCTTCTGGTGCTGCTGGACCGCACCATCGGCATCGAGCGCCTGGCGGGCGATGTGGGGGCGCGCGGCTGATGCTCGAAATCCAGAACCTGACGCGCCGCTTCGGCGCTTCCCTCGCGCTGGATGGCGCAAGCCTGGATGCGGGTCCGGCCGAAGTGGTGGCGCTGCTCGGCCCCTCCGGCTGCGGCAAGACCACCACCTTGCGCATCGTCGCCGGCTTCGAAAGCGCTGATTCCGGCAGCGTGACCCTGGCGGGGCGCGACCTGATCCGCTTGGCACCCCACCAGCGCGATATTGGCCTGGTCTTCCAGGATTATGCGCTGTTCCCGCATATGAGTGTCGCCGACAATATCGCCTATGGGCTTCGCCGGCGCGGGATGGCCAAGCCAGAACGCAGCCGCCGGGTGACCGAGATGCTGGACCTCGTGCGCCTTTCCGGCCTTGATGCGCGCCGCCCCACGCAGCTTTCCGGCGGGCAGCAGCAGCGCGTGGCGCTGGCCCGGGCGCTGGCCATTGATCCGCGCCTGTTGCTGCTGGACGAACCGCTCTCCAACCTCGATGCCAAGCTGCGCCACACGCTGCAAGGCGAGCTCCGCGGCATTCTCACCCGCATCGGCACCACCACGCTGATCGTCACCCATGACCAGGAGGAGGCGATGGCCCTGGCCGATCGCATCGCCATCATGGCCCAACAGGGAGGGGGCGGCCGCGTGTTGCAGATCGGCACCCC from Sediminicoccus sp. KRV36 encodes the following:
- a CDS encoding ABC transporter permease, with translation MRALDLAARLLARGAVLAAVLFLLVPLLVACLLSFDDRSFLGAFPPRDLSLRWYRAFASNPTYMDGLFISLQLGLVAAAIATALGTMGALALMDPRLAGRDTLEAVFLSPKFVPTVVIGFSLLVFTAKLGIFDPFTRLVMGHVLITLPFTLRAILASLIGVKRSQIEAAISLGASEARALWDVAVPAARSGIVAGAAMAFVLSFDEVAVSLFLSDAFTQTLPIALVAEMRANLNLTIAAVSTVFLGATLVLLVLLDRTIGIERLAGDVGARG
- a CDS encoding ABC transporter ATP-binding protein — encoded protein: MLEIQNLTRRFGASLALDGASLDAGPAEVVALLGPSGCGKTTTLRIVAGFESADSGSVTLAGRDLIRLAPHQRDIGLVFQDYALFPHMSVADNIAYGLRRRGMAKPERSRRVTEMLDLVRLSGLDARRPTQLSGGQQQRVALARALAIDPRLLLLDEPLSNLDAKLRHTLQGELRGILTRIGTTTLIVTHDQEEAMALADRIAIMAQQGGGGRVLQIGTPREVYEQPACRFVAEFLGSALWLEGRTEPGGFVTSAGTRLACAPPRRMARAHGLLIRPEALRPGPPGEGENLLPAQVLGSRYRGAAILLDLLVEDRAPVSLALPHDAGIPSPGERLTLAVQPGACLAVPVEAG